One window of the Cryptococcus gattii WM276 chromosome E, complete sequence genome contains the following:
- a CDS encoding uncharacterized protein (Similar to TIGR gene model, INSD accession AAW43735.1) has translation MSAQDVRSILSLPPSAPIPTLASSRKIPAPRKPDGITRELYALIGDNAPSLADAQASLAAVKYREKPAMKGKKVHWEWTEFTPAARSDNPVRLRHWACITDSDPNASVEYFGKFNLHGPSVMEYSQFEYDQHLVDPNWTLQETKYLFELLKEYDLRFIIAADRYAYISPEGEKRVRSVEDMKDRYYTICRRLVRTRTASDPVHQQHLIQAYAFDKAREIKRKQYASDLFHLTPAEIAEEEALYVEITRMQQNERRFRADRDELMRSVMGLDSGLMEVDQAAMENAIGVDKNKKKRKAEDESAAPSPAPTPKKPTPNASFDNSRCIYHLPAPSNTNSLTSHLSQKHPPHQQAFLRGSRLPLPKPTAAGRIADLLAELGLSAKRLVMPTRQNLEVFEGLLNAAAALVEMRRQVNRVEQELRVVRMQNEGLMPVTTNPNARVKGEAGVAVGGSEGMVKMGTHMKES, from the exons ATGTCAGCTCAAGATGTGCGctccatcctctcccttcccCCATCCGCTCCAATCCCAACGCTCGCCAGCTCACGGAAAATCCCTGCTCCGCGCAAACCCGACGGTATCACCCGTGAACTCTACGCTCTCATTGGAGACAATGCACCTTCACTTGCAGATGCCCAGGCGAGTCTGGCCGCAGTTAAGTACAGGGAGAAGCCAGCTAtgaaagggaagaaggttCATTG GGAATGGACAGAGTTTACGCCGGCTGCGAGGAGTGACAACCCTGTACGGCTAAGACACTGGGCCTGCATAACTGATTCCGATCCTAATGCTTCCG TTGAATACTTTGGCAAATTCAACCTCCACGGGCCATCAGTCATGGAATACTCGCAGTTTGAATACGATCAACATCTTGTCGACCCTAACTGGACGCTGCAAGAAACAAAGTATCTGTTTGAGCTGTTGAAGGAATACGATTTGAGGTTTATCATTGCGGCCGATCGGTATGCGTATATCTCGCCtgaaggagaaaaaaggGTGCGAAGTGTCGAG GATATGAAAGACCGATATTACACTATCTGCCGAAGACTCGTCCGAACACGAACCGCATCCGATCCCGTACATCAACAACATCTCATCCAAGCGTACGCATTTGACAAAGCTCGGGAAATCAAGCGCAAACAATACGCGTCTGACCTCTTTCATCTCACTCCGGCCGAGATTGCGGAGGAAGAAGCGCTCTATGTGGAGATCACGAGGATGCAACAAAATGAGAGGCGATTCCGAGCGGACAGGGATGAGTTAATGAGGAGTGTTATGGGGCTGGATAGTGGGTTGATGGAAGTTGATCAAGCGGCGATGGAGAATGCTATCGGTGTTGACAAG AACAAAAAGAAGCGGAAGGCAGAGGACGAAAGTGCCGCCCCATCTCCCGCTCCTACACCCAAGAAACCAACACCCAACGCAAGCTTTGATAACTCGCGCTGTATTTACCACCTTCCTGCACCTTCTAACACCAATTCCCTTACTTCCCATCTCTCCCAAAAGCATCCTCCGCACCAACAGGCTTTCCTCCGCGGTTCTCGTTTACCACTTCCTAAACCGACCGCCGCTGGACGTATCGCGGACTTGCTTGCCGAGCTGGGTCTCTCCGCGAAGAGGCTTGTCATGCCTACAAGGCAAAATTTGGAAGTATTTGAGGGACTGCTAAATGCAGCAGCGGCTTTAGTGGAAATGAGGAGGCAAGTGAATAGGGTAGAGCAAGAGTTGAGGGTAGTGAGGATGCAAAATGAGGGGCTGATGCCTGTTACGACAAATCCGAATGCGAGAGTCAAAGGCGAGGCTGGTGTGGCTGTGGGAGGAAGCGAAGggatggtgaagatggGTACACACATGAAGGAGAGTTAA